One part of the Engraulis encrasicolus isolate BLACKSEA-1 chromosome 17, IST_EnEncr_1.0, whole genome shotgun sequence genome encodes these proteins:
- the LOC134467222 gene encoding uncharacterized protein LOC134467222, translating to MECDCKPDSPCSSTSRCGEDSYFESTAKGLWLDANTLLTGLISVVGFLIFRFSQGLPALLRWPIRILCSLTGISSLWSWVTNLTKTVRGLQTLFHWLARFGRFLYALLSKLTWVPALIRAIAGVLVSIKNGLEFIVNIKQRVKGPSKNKQAEALTTSSIPVLGPTLGDQGLRVIVVGPQRKARLSLVSILLTPPSSSPKKQSDAAQECQSWRTMAAGSGREVTIVDTPDLLGKRGGMSPAQRAREALRSLQLVSPGPHAFLLALPCPSANGSKAGEGRDFREAADALRALAELVGEDALAHVLVVLLAQPEGWARSRTQTQTLTLSQLLEENAGGGGGLREVLSMCGQRAELVAGTQGSDGGAGAGAASRIMERVVEMRALQGHYVHELQRREERIRQELLADMAHVLTKKLEGKWG from the exons ATGGAATGTGACTGCAAACCAGACAGCCCTTGTTCTTCAACTTCAAGATGTGGAGAAGATTCTTATTTTGAGTCAACAGCCAAAG GTCTGTGGCTAGATGCCAACACCTTGTTGACGGGATTAATTTCAGTTGTGGGTTTTCTGATTTTCAGATTCTCACAAG GTCTTCCAGCTTTACTTCGTTGGCCAATTCGTATCCTATGCTCTTTGACTG GTATATCATCTTTGTGGAGCTGGGTAACAAATCTAACTAAAACTGTCCGTG GGCTCCAGACACTGTTCCACTGGCTTGCTCGTTTTGGCCGTTTCCTCTATG CTCTGCTATCAAAGCTCACCTGGGTACCTGCTCTCATCAGAGCCATCGCAG GAGTGTTGGTGTCGATTAAGAATGGGCTGGAATTCATAGTGAACATAAAGCAACGTGTAAAAG GACCGTCCAAAAACAAACAGGCCGAAGCACTCACCACCTCCAGCATCCCGGTTCTTGGGCCTACACTTGGTGACCAGGGCTTGCGAGTCATCGTGGTCGGACCGCAGCGAAAAGCCCGTCTCTCGCTGGTCAGCATTCTGCTCACCCCGCCGTCCTCCTCTCCAAAGAAACAAAGTGATGCTGCACAGGAGTGCCAGAGCTGGAGAACCATGGCCGCCGGCAGCGGACGAGAGGTGACCATCGTGGACACCCCGGACCTGCTGGGCAAAAGAGGCGGCATGAGCCCAGCACAGAGGGCCCGAGAGGCCCTACGCAGCCTTCAGCTGGTCAGCCCTGGCCCCCACGCCTTCCTGCTAGCCCTCCCGTGCCCCAGCGCCAACGGCTCCAAGGCGGGGGAAGGAAGAGACTTCAGGGAGGCGGCTGACGCCCTGCGCGCCCTGGCGGAACTGGTGGGCGAGGACGCCCTGGCGCACGTGCTGGTCGTGCTCCTCGCTCAGCCCGAAGGTTGGGCACGGtcgcggacacagacacagacactcacactctctcaattATTGGAAGAGaacgctggtggtggtggagggctaAGGGAGGTGCTGTCCATGTGCGGCCAAAGGGCAGAGCTGGTGGCTGGGACGCAGGGGAGCGATGgtggggctggtgctggtgctgcctCCAGGATCatggagagggtggtggagatGAGGGCGCTGCAGGGGCATTATGTGCACGAGCTCCAGCGCAGGGAGGAGCGCATCAGGCAAGAGCTCCTGGCCGACATGGCTCACGTACTGACAAAGAAGTTGGAGGGGAAGTGGGGTTAA
- the xrcc6 gene encoding X-ray repair cross-complementing protein 6: MAEWNAYFRGDEDEDVEQEEGEEGGGEYKSTGRDSLVFLVDASKEMFVKGEDGESSNFDMTMQCVRSVYMSKIISSDRDLVALVFFGTEKSKNPGDSFKHVYIYHDLDSPGARRVHDIDCLMGGKGAQLAAEQMGSGATSLGDALWCCANLYSDIKLRLSHKRLMIFTCRDTLHGGDSKLDTKARTKASDLKETGVIIDLMHLKKPGGFDVGQFFCDIVSPPEDESELGVQMEPCGKLEDLQKRVRAKEMKKRAQSRLMLSLGEGMKVAVGVYVTARTAMKPPSVLLYRDTNEPVRTKTRHFHTQTGSLLLPSDTRRAQTYGQKQIVMEKDETDEIKKFDDPGLVLMGFKPMSRLKLHHHIKPSVFIYPEEEQVSGSSCVFLALLRRCSERNLFAVCRYIPRRNTPPRFVALLPQREETDQGRAQVTPPGFHGIFLPYADDIRTLDVHQGPSATDEQIDKMKEIVHKLRFKYRSDAFENPSLQTHFRNLEALALDLMQPEDIEDFTMPKVDMMDARLGPLTQEFKDLVYPPGYNPEGKPAAKRKPADSGGGGVDKKPKVEVSEEDLRAHVTNGTLGKLTVPVLKDACKLFGVRTTGTKKQELIDAITAAVTK; this comes from the exons ATGGCTGAATGGAATGCCTATTTTCGGGGGGATGAGGACGAGGATGTGGagcaagaggaaggagaggagggcggAG GCGAATATAAAAGCACTGGGCGCGACAGCCTTGTTTTCCTGGTGGACGCATCGAAAGAGATGTTTGTGAAAGGGGAGGATGGAGAGTCTTCCAACTTTGACATGACGATGCAG tgcgtgcgcAGTGTGTACATGAGCAAGATCATCAGCAGTGACAGAGACCTGGTCGCGCTGGTCTTCTTCGGCACAGAGAAGAGCAAAAACCCAGGGGACTCTTTTAAGCATGTTTACATCTACCATGATCTCGATTCACCTG GGGCGCGGCGTGTGCATGATATCGACTGCCTGATGGGCGGGAAGGGTGCCCAGCTGGCGGCGGAGCAGATGGGCAGCGGCGCCACTTCCCTGGGGGACGCCCTGTGGTGCTGCGCCAACCTGTACAGCGACATCAAGCTGCGGCTCTCGCACAAGCGCCTCATGATCTTCACCTGTCGCGACACGCTGCACGGTGGAGACAGCAAGCTGGATACGAAGGCGCGCACCAAGGCCTCGGACCTCAAAGAGACAG GTGTGATCATCGACCTGATGCACTTGAAGAAGCCGGGCGGCTTTGATGTGGGCCAGTTCTTTTGCGACATCGTGAGTCCTCCTGAGGACGAGAGCGAGCTGGGGGTTCAAATGGAGCCTTGTGGGAAGCTGGAGGACCTCCAGAAGAGAGTCAGAGCCAAGGAGATGAAGAAGAGGGCCCAGAGCAG GCTTATGCTGTCCTTGGGAGAGGGAATGAAGGTGGCCgtgggtgtgtatgtgacagCGCGAACTGCCATGAAGCCCCCATCCGTACTGCTGTACAGGGACACGAACGAGCCGGTCCGCACCAAGACCCGCCACTTCCACACACAGACCGGCAGCCTTCTGTTGCCCAGCGACACTAGAAGAGCACAG ACCTATGGACAGAAGCAGATTGTGATGGAGAAAGACGAGACGGACGAGATTAAGAAGTTTGACGACCCGGGCCTGGTCCTGATGGGCTTCAAGCCCATGAGCCGCCTGAAGCTTCACCACCATATCAAGCCCTCGGTCTTCATTTATCCAGAGGAAGAGCAGGTCTCAG gtagcTCCTGTGTGTTTTTGGCCCTGCTGCGGCGCTGTAGTGAGAGAAACCTGTTTGCGGTGTGCAGGTACATCCCCCGCCGCAACACGCCGCCTCGCTTTGTGGCTCTGCTGCCCCAGAGAGAGGAGACGGACCAGGGCCGTGCCCAGGTCACACCCCCAG GTTTCCATGGCATCTTCTTGCCTTACGCTGACGACATCCGCACTCTGGATGTTCATCAGGGTCCCTCTGCCACTGACGAACAGATCGACAAAATGAAGGAGATCGTACATAAGCTTCGCTTCAAGTACAG GTCTGATGCCTTTGAAAACCCATCACTGCAGACCCACTTCAGGAATTTGGAAGCTCTGGCCCTGGATCTCATGCAACCAGAAGATATTGAAGACTTCACCA TGCCCAAGGTGGACATGATGGATGCGCGTCTTGGTCCACTGACCCAGGAGTTCAAGGATCTAGTTTACCCTCCCGGCTACAACCCAGAAGGGAAACCTGCAGCCAAGCGCAAACCTG CTGActcgggtggtggtggggtggataAGAAGCCCAAAGTGGAGGTTTCTGAGGAGGACCTTCGTGCCCACGTGACGAACGGCACCCTGGGAAAGCTCACCGTGCCAGTCCTAAAGGACGCCTGCAAACTGTTTGGAGTCCGCACCACGGGAACCAAGAAACAGGAGCTCATCGACGCCATCACTGCGGCTGTCACCAAGTAG
- the desi1b gene encoding desumoylating isopeptidase 1b, which produces MDQDNTRFDVKLYVYDLSKGMARQLSPALLGKQLDGIWHTAIVIHNEEFFFGGEGISSCPPGGTILGQPNSIVDLGETEVNEDIFMSYLMGLGESTYRGENYKLFEHNCNTFSNEVAQFLTGSKIPSYITDLPSEVLSTPFGQALLPLLNSVAISPSGSGSFNSQR; this is translated from the exons ATGGACCAGGATAACACACGTTTTGACGTTAAACTGTACGTCTACGATCTGTCAAAAGGCATGGCACGTCAGCTCAGCCCAGCATTGTTGG GGAAACAGCTGGACGGAATATG GCACACCGCAATTGTGATCCATAATGAAGAGTTTTTCTTTGGAGGAGAGGGTATCTCAAGCTGTCCACCA GGAGGTACAATTCTTGGTCAGCCCAACTCAATAGTGGATTTGGGAGAGACCGAAGTGAACGAGGACATCTTCATGAGTTATCTGATGGGTCTTGGGGAATCTACGTACAG GGGAGAGAACTACAAGTTGTTTGAACACAACTGCAACACCTTCAGTAATGAAGTGGCCCAGTTTCTCACGGGCAGCAAGATTCCGTCCTACATCACAGACCTGCCATCTGAAGTTCTGTCCAC ACCCTTTGGTCAGGCCCTGCTGCCGCTCCTCAACTCCGTGGCCATCTCCCCTTCAGGAAGTGGCTCTTTCAACAGCCAGAGGTAG